A single window of Leishmania braziliensis MHOM/BR/75/M2904 complete genome, chromosome 27 DNA harbors:
- a CDS encoding putative GTP binding protein codes for MLRLSVARWKRRAAGIVGLPNVGKSTLFNALTCSQIAKTGNFPFCTIHANTSRVPVIDERLRQLARFTGAEKIMDVEVDLTDVAGLIAGASKGAGLGNKFLADIRTCAVLLHMVRCFESSKDGFDTPNPLEDIHVILSELVLSDLEVVERRMHKVHKTAKTRDTEYSFLKRLQQWLGEGKTAADMHAEAKLTVVEEDFLQSYDLLSNKPMMFVLNVNERGVRDGNAFSREVEAAFGVERTCRVSASIEEQTAQLASREEQQLFLEEYGIDVPRGQVLMRQVYALLKLQSFFTVGPKMAHGWTVVQGSTARQAAGEIHSDFEKNFVRAKVSAWDMFVSMPNLESAEMQMRMVNDRYVMQDGEVFIVEHNTQRG; via the coding sequence ATGCTGCGGCTTAGTGTGGCGCGCTGGAAGCGGCGTGCTGCGGGTATTGTGGGGCTACCAAATGTAGGAAAGTCCACCCTCTTTAACGCCCTCACATGCAGCCAAATTGCTAAAACAGGTAACTTTCCCTTTTGCACTATTCATGCGAACACATCGAGGGTGCCGGTGATCGATGAGCGACTGCGCCAGCTGGCACGCTTTACTGGGGCAGAGAAAATTATGGATGTCGAGGTTGACTTGACGGATGTGGCGGGGCTGATCGCCGGGGCATCGAAAGGGGCCGGACTCGGCAACAAGTTCCTTGCCGATATCCGAACCTGCGCCGTGTTACTGCACATGGTACGCTGCTTCGAAAGCTCCAAGGATGGCTTCGACACCCCGAACCCTCTGGAGGACATTCACGTCATTCTGAGTGAACTTGTCTTATCAGACCTCGAGGTGGTGGAAAGGCGGATGCACAAGGTGCATAAGACGGCGAAGACGCGGGACACTGAGTACAGCTTTCTGAAGCGTCTTCAGCAGTGGCTGGGGGAGGGCAAGACAGCAGCGGACATGCATGCAGAGGCGAAGCTCAccgtggtggaggaggacttCCTGCAGAGCTACGACTTGCTCTCCAACAAGCCTATGATGTTTGTGCTGAACGTGAACGAGCGAGGTGTGAGGGACGGCAACGCTTTCTCGCGTGAGGTGGAGGCCGCCTTTGGAGTGGAGCGGACCTGCCGCGTATCGGCCTCTATCGAGGAGCAGACTGCACAGCTTGCCTCCCGTGAGGAGCAGCAACTGTTCCTGGAGGAGTACGGCATAGACGTGCCGCGTGGCCAGGTGCTGATGAGGCAGGTATATGCCCTTCTCAAGCTGCAGTCCTTTTTCACAGTGGGGCCTAAGATGGCGCATGGCTGGACAGTGGTGCAGGGCTCAACGGCACGGCAGGCAGCCGGCGAGATCCACTCCGACTTCGAGAAGAACTTCGTGCGTGCCAAGGTCTCGGCGTGGGACATGTTTGTCAGCATGCCAAACCTCGAATCTGCGGAGATGCAGATGCGCATGGTGAACGACAGGTACGTGATGCAGGATGGAGAGGTGTTCATTGTGGAGCACAACACGCAGCGTGGGTAG
- a CDS encoding paraflagellar rod protein-like protein, whose translation MTATVSLFERSKRVYLEEEAKLQAIICSDQFLRAFQSWLDQSISQLDFQYERCEQQLSVLQQHVSVPKGAFWSSKAVIEHCNLHLAERRLLRRNTELDGDQHAELPAVIQLVSTLQQTKSHSFITPKQRRFIEECEAELKSVVFEPRDLLFITNALQTKLVEDGNTRRVFDDLTVFQNTIEEVSPDIDQCEQLLEASIANGEMGLAEDISKRQLDVYEHLLRLITDQYPIISNYYSESRSSERRRRWAVFRMVDRDITAVIEAKHRQIEACEEDMLKIQEQMSNYSSDDVQQRKRYEADRAESDEFLQQNKEKQQSVWNRIFTLFQELQTCSSELTTLAQQRHKEVERRLQMEEREAGRRSGHESFLQAAAEHAQKLQDTINNAAAARNLATSLNDFVLDGCDNIAAKYDKQQNALGELLRLVQQHHFTRFSDYYIAASRYLYRKERRLSQMDAEMCTNNMHREILSDTLDPHVKEYVEADQRLSLLRHEVAQEVMRIRHKLERAERAVTPTLRSLDFAGIAYVHPRIIVEKMNLSRWSTMLDYRTFINLEKDGEESVVRATAAIEKLRSELETQKMSTRNQHQHQRLLCNAMKVGAGTAPSTSGSVLHACGAAGIKSTVTGTAPAKSAPLGFVERVHAMVQQGGTRFGGARGTNTSSPSKDTPGGAAASPYISRPVAHSTASVVNSDGAVINTSAATATPAAPLSLAHMEGATFQALFDYCARAPDELTFEAGQEIICISRAPEEGWFRGVCNQRTGLFPINYVQPVREGAAAR comes from the coding sequence atgaCCGCCACCGTGTCACTCTTTGAGCGCAGCAAGCGCGTCTAcctggaggaagaggcgaagctgcAGGCTATCATATGCAGCGACCAGTTCCTCCGCGCATTTCAGTCATGGCTTGACCAGAGCATCTCGCAGCTGGACTTCCAGTACGAGCGATGCGAACAGCAGTTATCGGTGCTACAGCAGCACGTGTCGGTGCCCAAAGGTGCTTTCTGGAGTAGCAAGGCAGTCATTGAGCACTGCAACTTGCACCTGGCGGAGCGCCGGCTTCTGCGCCGTAACACGGAACTGGACGGGGACCAGCACGCAGAGCTGCCGGCGGTGATTCAGCTCGTgtcgacgctgcagcagaccAAGTCGCACTCCTTCATCACCCCGAAACAGCGCCGCTTCATTGAGGAGtgcgaggcggagctgaagTCCGTTGTCTTCGAGCCACGCGATCTCCTTTTCATCACCAACGCGCTGCAGACGAAGCTCGTTGAGGATGGCAATACACGACGTGTCTTTGATGACTTGACAGTCTTTCAAAACACAATTGAGGAGGTCTCGCCTGATATCGATCAgtgcgagcagctgctggaggcaaGCATTGCGAATGGCGAGATGGGTCTCGCCGAGGACATCTCGAAGCGCCAGCTGGATGTGTACGAGCACCTTTTGCGCCTCATCACAGACCAGTACCCGATCATCTCCAACTACTACTCCGagtcacgcagcagcgaacgtcggcggcgctgggcaGTGTTCCGCATGGTGGACCGCGACATCACCGCCGTAATCGAGGCGAAGCACCGCCAGATCGAAGCCTGCGAGGAGGACATGCTCAAAATACAAGAGCAGATGTCCAACTACAGCTCTGacgatgtgcagcagcgcaagcgcTACGAGGCTGACCGCGCCGAGTCAGACGAGTTCTTACAGCAGAacaaggagaagcagcaaagCGTGTGGAACCGCATCTTTACCCTTTTTCAAGAGTTACAGACATGCTCGAGTGAGCTGAcgacgctggcgcagcagcggcacaaggaggtggagcgacGACTGCAGATGGAGGAGCGCGAGGCAGGACGGCGCAGCGGACACGAGAGCTTCCTGCAGGCCGCCGCGGAGCATgcgcagaagctgcaggaCACCATcaacaacgccgccgccgcgcgcaaCCTTGCCACGTCGCTCAACGACTTTGTGCTAGACGGCTGCGACAACATTGCTGCCAAATACGACAAGCAGCAGAACGCGCTGGGGGAGCTGTTGCGgctcgtgcagcagcaccacttCACGCGCTTCTCCGACTACTACATCGCCGCCAGCCGCTACCTCTACCGCAAGGAGCGGCGGCTGAGCCAGATGGATGCGGAGATGTGCACCAACAATATGCATCGTGAGATCCTCTCCGACACGCTCGATCCTCATGTGAAGGAGTACGTGGAGGCGGACCAGCgactgtcgctgctgcggcacgaGGTGGCTCAGGAAGTGATGCGCATCCGGCACAAGCTAGAGCGAGCAGAGCGGGCCGTCACACCGACCCTGCGGTCACTCGACTTTGCTGGCATCGCTTATGTACATCCTCGCATTATTGTAGAGAAGATGAACCTCAGCCGGTGGAGCACTATGCTAGACTATCGCACCTTCATCAACTTGGAGAAGGACGGTGAAGAATCGGTTGTACGCGCGACGGCCGCGATCGAGAAGCTGCGGAGCGAGCTAGAGACCCAGAAGATGTCGACGCGCAACCAACATCAACACCAGCGACTGCTGTGCAATGCGATGAAAGTGGGCGCCGGGACAGCACCAAGCACGAGTGGGTCGGTCCTGCACGCttgcggtgctgcgggcaTTAAGTCGACCGTCACGGGCACTGCACCCGCCAAGTCCGCGCCTCTGGGCTTTGTTGAGCGCGTACACGCGATGGTGCAGCAGGGCGGTACGCGCTTTGGCGGCGCCAGGGGCACAAACACGTCGTCACCCTCGAAGGACACGCcaggcggtgccgccgcctcgccatACATTTCGCGTCCGGTGGCACATTCAACGGCAAGCGTGGTGAACAGCGATGGGGCTGTCATCAACACGAGCGCCGCTACAGCCACCCCTGCCGCGCCACTGTCGCTGGCGCACATGGAAGGGGCGACATTTCAGGCGCTCTTCGACTACTGCGCCCGCGCGCCAGATGAGCTAACCTTTGAGGCGGGGCAGGAGATCATCTGCATTAGCCGCGCACCGGAGGAGGGTTGGTTTAGAGGCGTGTGCAACCAGCGCACCGGGCTGTTCCCAATCAACTACGTTCAGCCTGTGCGCGAGGGAGCCGCGGCGCGGTGA
- a CDS encoding putative trypanothione synthetase: protein MPSLEHEPVSFNRLGHVPFGALQGYAPGGIPAYSNKHDHYFSGERSIEGNFFCGFKYQCVEFARRWLLVRKGLVLPNVNWACHIFQLKEVRDAATAEGFAVLKVCNGTERKPEADTLLIYSSTDACPVGHVSVITEVGDDYVCVADQNYRFHKWESSYAYRLKLEHKDGIWTIIDDINVDDIEIPLGWVTFPGRENRAEGAPPVALHQSLYFSEPPKPYLLRRSFVVEEAKPNWLDLNDPAERLFVEEFGMDVSRSRLEEMVASYYESNHEFHLRCIAYGTQLHAIFMEATAQVIESDEKLRLFCIPEDFWPRIRHSWKIQQTYISGRFDFAFNNETCEIKCFEYNADSASTLLECGRIQQKWAESVGLNKEGTRSSGFAVERNLKMAWASSGATGRVHFCVDKEGEEQYTALYCLQAAEAVGLECRLCIMFDEFHFDEDGHIVDSDGVRVRNVWKTWMWESAITDYYAAREERGEGWKPSPKDKVRLCDLLLGDDWDILYFEPMWKVIPSNKAILPMIYHNHPQHPAILKAEYELSDELRKCGYAKKPIVGRIGSNVTITSGDGEVHAESGGNYGKRNMVYQQLFPLTKQDDYYAIIGAWMIGDTFSGTGIREDKSIITGVESPFAAIRIKADSLPAPVIPKDVDKMAEDE from the coding sequence ATGCCGTCTTTGGAACACGAGCCGGTGAGCTTCAATAGGCTGGGGCACGTTCCTTTTGGTGCTCTGCAGGGCTACGCCCCGGGTGGCATCCCGGCGTACAGCAACAAGCATGATCACTATTTCTCCGGCGAGCGTAGCATTGAGGGGAACTTCTTCTGCGGGTTTAAGTACCAGTGCGTCGAGTTCGCACGCCGctggctgctggtgcgcaagGGGCTGGTGTTGCCGAATGTGAATTGGGCCTGCCACATTTTTCAGCTGAAGGAGGTCCgggacgccgccacggcggagGGCTTCGCGGTATTGAAAGTGTGCAACGGCACCGAGAGGAAGCCGGAGGCCGACACACTTCTCATTTACTCCTCCACCGATGCATGCCCGGTTGGTCACGTCAGCGTTATCACCGAGGTGGGCGATGACTACGTGTGCGTTGCGGATCAGAACTACCGCTTCCACAAGTGGGAGTCCTCCTACGCGTACAGGCTGAAGCTTGAGCACAAGGACGGTATCTGGACCATCATCGATGATATTAACGTGGACGACATCGAGATTCCACTTGGATGGGTGACATTTCCTGGTCGTGAGAACCGGGCTGAAGGGGCGCCGCCGGTGGCATTGCATCAGTCATTGTACTTCAGTGAACCACCGAAGCCGTACCTGCTGCGTCGCAGCTttgtggtggaggaggcgaagccgAATTGGCTTGACCTGAACGACCCTGCGGAGCGACTATTCGTGGAAGAGTTCGGCATGGACGTCAGCCGCTCCCGCCTGGAGGAGATGGTTGCCAGCTACTACGAGTCGAATCATGAGTTCCACCTGCGGTGCATCGCCTACGGCACCCAGCTGCACGCCATCTTCATGGAGGCAACAGCGCAGGTGATTGAGAGCGATGAGAAGCTCCGGCTTTTCTGCATTCCTGAGGACTTCTGGCCCCGCATTCGCCACTCCTGGAAGATCCAGCAGACGTACATCTCTGGTCGCTTCGACTTTGCCTTCAACAACGAGACATGCGAGATCAAGTGTTTCGAGTACAACGCTGACAGCgcgtcgacgctgctggaaTGCGGCCGCATTCAGCAAAAGTGGGCCGAGTCGGTGGGGCTGAACAAGGAGGGCACCCGCAGCTCCGGCTTCGCAGTGGAGCGCAACCTCAAGATGGCGTGGGCCTCCAGCGGGGCGACTGGCCGCGTTCACTTCTGCGTTGAtaaggaaggggaggagcaGTACACCGCCCTCTACTGCCTGCAGGCCGCTGAGGCGGTCGGGCTAGAGTGTAGGCTGTGCATCATGTTTGATGAGTTTCACTTTGATGAGGATGGCCACATTGTCGATAGCGacggcgtgcgcgtgcgcaatGTGTGGAAGACATGGATGTGGGAGTCGGCCATCACGGACTATTATGCCGCCCGGGAGGAACGCGGCGAGGGCTGGAAGCCGTCCCCGAAGGACAaggtgcgcctgtgcgacTTGCTCCTCGGCGATGACTGGGACATCCTCTATTTCGAGCCGATGTGGAAGGTCATTCCGAGCAACAAGGCCATCCTGCCCATGATCTACCACAATCACCCTCAGCACCCCGCCATCTTGAAGGCGGAGTACGAATTATCTGACGAGCTGCGCAAGTGCGGGTATGCCAAGAAGCCGATTGTCGGCCGCATTGGTAGCAACGTGACCATCACTTccggcgacggcgaggtgCACGCTGAGTCGGGTGGCAACTATGGCAAGCGCAACATGGTCTACCAGCAGCTATTTCCACTGACGAAGCAGGACGACTACTACGCCATCATTGGAGCCTGGATGATCGGCGACACCTTCAGCGGTACCGGCATCCGCGAGGACAAGTCCATCATCACCGGCGTGGAGAGCCCCTTTGCTGCTATTCGCATCAAGGCAGACAGCCTCCCGGCGCCTGTGATACCCAAGGATGTCGACAAGATGGCCGAGGACGAGTAA
- a CDS encoding putative endo/exonuclease Mre11, with the protein MSECTFKFLLTTDNHLGFAERDPRRGDDSFTTFEEVLRAARTEHDVDAMLLGGDLFHENKPSLGCLVRACSLFRKYVFGNKTVPFSLLSDAATNFPTHALPMANFQDPNINVALPVFAIHGNHDDPVGGTSSLDLLATNGYLNYFGHVTSLDDIILEPVLLRKGSTFIALYGLGNVRDERLHRCFRLKKVQLVYPKPVPGRKWFNILVLHQNRGVRGLASKGGIMEGMLAGFGIDLVIWGNEHEQLMVPQPSDGFDVVQPGSTIMTSLSAQECNPKEYGILEVRGTSYRLTPYTLRSVRPVVRRTVELRHDLPDGRTLDAVETFLHSVMSDMISEAEEHVSRIPDDVLTFHPNLKYPLIRLAVDFTDVTSAPYPQPNFNRFGQQYMDVVANPGELLRPVKPKLERRPGGGALGTVLGPGGALASGLIVPAAPQLNTLDIRVKVADVFNHNTKNACTLLSEAELSAAVYAFAEKGERDAIDERLMELLHTSQKSVWRRLENGANDSILKPDRVVEEIVTHKRHVNERYARAAQLEDAQQQKEQRDDAEENEDNGVASERQSRGGAASRSLHQAERECELDSFAVMRAAAPRVGLAASDIGDGNESHFSGRFAQTSVSRLVERAIQQGSENGAGAAAGVPRQRAPRCGGAVVEVDADGGGADDDGEELPDDGLGRMPIDSVIAQAIQQVCPPSKRARSAHAPNVKPVVAGDNGSRHGVGGDGHDGNTVHVVDGDNWDDDNSGRGYGTSRHGCSHIGASDSAKVPAPAKKQQRTNSARRGGGSGVTARQGAPSAANAGALSAASAVSAGAGPTLTFVAHQGCSAVLSPGRRPASSTADSAEGVSTSKGAMLNLLSKWTGGSHQQQH; encoded by the coding sequence ATGTCAGAGTGTACGTTCAAATTTCTCCTCACGACCGACAACCACCTCGGCTTCGCTGAGCGCGACCCCAGGCGAGGTGATGATAGCTTCACCACCttcgaggaggtgctgcgtgcCGCGCGTACGGAGCACGATGTGGACGCGATGCTCCTTGGTGGTGACCTCTTCCACGAAAACAAGCCTAGCCTCGGCTGTCTCGTCCGTGCTTGCTCCCTCTTTCGCAAGTACGTCTTTGGTAACAAGACCGTACCCTTTTCGctgctcagcgacgcggcgACAAACTTTCCAACGCACGCGCTGCCCATGGCCAACTTCCAAGACCCCAACATCAACGTTGCGTTGCCTGTGTTTGCCATTCACGGCAACCACGATGACCCCGTCGGCGGCACCTCGTCTCTCGACCTGCTCGCAACCAACGGCTACCTCAACTACTTTGGCCACGTCACCTCCCTCGATGACATCATCCTCgagccggtgctgctgcgcaagggAAGCACTTTCATCGCTCTCTACGGCCTCGGCAACGTACGCGACGAGCGACTGCATCGCTGCTTCCGGCTGAAGAAGGTTCAGCTTGTCTATCCGAAGCCGGTGCCTGGGCGCAAGTGGTTCAACATCCTTGTACTTCATCAGAACCGCGGTGTGCGTGGTCTCGCAAGCAAAGGCGGTATCATGGAGGGAATGCTCGCCGGCTTCGGCATAGACCTCGTGATCTGGGGCAACGAGCACGAGCAGCTCATGGTGCCGCAGCCGTCGGACGGCTTTGATGTGGTGCAGCCAGGCAGTACCATTATGACATCTCTCTCCGCGCAGGAGTGTAACCCAAAGGAGTACGGTATCCTCGAAGTGCGCGGCACGTCGTACCGGCTCACCCCGTATACACTGCGCAGCGTGCGCCCAGTTGTGCGGCGCACGGTAGAGCTGCGGCACGATCTGCCAGACGGCCGAACGCTGGACGCGGTGGAGACCTTCTTACACAGCGTGATGAGCGACATGATCAGCGAAGCCGAAGAGCATGTGAGCCGCATCCCCGACGACGTCCTCACGTTTCACCCCAATCTCAAGTATCCGCTAATTCGCTTGGCCGTGGACTTCACCGATGTTACTTCCGCACCATACCCGCAGCCCAACTTCAATCGCTTTGGCCAGCAGTACATGGACGTCGTCGCGAACCCAGGCGAGCTGTTGCGGCCGGTTAAACCGAAGCTGGAGCGACGAcctggtggcggtgctctGGGCACGGTCCTCGGACCTGGAGGCGCTTTGGCGAGCGGCCTCATCGTGCCGGCCGCGCCACAGCTCAACACGCTCGACATCCGAGTGAAAGTCGCCGATGTCTTCAACCACAACACGAAGAACGCCTGCACACTCCTATCTGAGGCGGAGCTGAGCGCCGCCGTCTACGCCTTTGCCGAAAAAGGCGAGCGGGATGCGATTGATGAGCGGctgatggagctgctgcataCCTCGCAGAAGTCGGTGTGGCGTCGTCTGGAGAATGGCGCGAATGACTCTATCTTAAAGCCAGACCGCGTTGTGGAGGAGATTGTTACGCACAAGCGGCACGTCAACGAGCGCTACGCGCGGGCTGCTCAGCTGGAGGACGCACAACAGCAGAAGGAACAGAGGGACGATGCTGAGGAAAATGAGGACAATGGGGTTGCTAGCGAACGACAAagccgaggcggcgctgcctcgcGATCGCTGCATCAAGCGGAGCGCGAATGTGAGCTCGACTCCTTTGCGGTAatgcgcgccgctgctcctcgcgtAGGTCTCGCCGCCAGCGATATCGGGGACGGCAATGAAAGCCATTTCAGCGGCCGTTTCGCGCAAACGTCTGTCTCGCGACTCGTGGAGCGAGCCATCCAACAAGGAAGCGAGAATGGCGCGGGCGCAGCGGCCGGCGTACCACGCCAGCGAGCTCCAcggtgcggcggtgccgttGTCGAGGTCGACGCCGATGGGGGTGGTGCGGATGATGATGGCGAGGAGCTTCCAGATGACGGGCTCGGCCGAATGCCGATTGACAGCGTGATTGCGCAGGCAATACAGCAAGTGTGCCCGCCATCGAAGCGAGCGCGGAGTGCTCACGCACCCAACGTGAAGCCCGTTGTGGCAGGTGACAATGGTTCGAGGCATGGCGTCGGTGGTGACGGTCATGATGGCAACACCGTGCATGTCGTCGACGGGGACAACTGGGACGATGACAATTCTGGCAGGGGGTATGGTACCTCTAGGCATGGTTGCAGTCACATTGGAGCAAGCGATTCCGCGAAGGTCCCTGCCCCCGCtaagaagcagcagcgcacaaaCAGCGCGcgacgcggtggtggcagcggtgttACAGCTCGCCAAGGCGCGCCATCAGCCGCCAATGCTGGTGCGCTgagcgccgcatcggcaGTCTCAGCTGGCGCCGGGCCTACGCTGACCTTCGTTGCGCATCAAGGGTGCTCGGCTGTGCTGTCACCTGGCCGTAGgccggcctcctccaccgcagaTTCCGCTGAGGGTGTCAGCACGTCGAAGGGGGCCATGCTGAATCTTTTGTCCAAGTGGACAGGTGGATctcaccagcagcagcactag